One genomic region from Apodemus sylvaticus chromosome 1, mApoSyl1.1, whole genome shotgun sequence encodes:
- the Cwf19l1 gene encoding CWF19-like protein 1 isoform X2, whose product MAQGEVDTKKCGSTLISSLAKSLKPRYHFAALEKSYYERLPYRNHIVLQESAQHATRFIALANVGNPEKKKYLYAFSIVPLKLMAAAELVKQPPDVTENPYRESGKQAAAGKQVSALQEESACQFFFDLNQKQGRKRPSTGRDNKSPHAKQPRRPPQPPGPCWFCLASPEVEKHLVVNIGTHCYLALAKGGLSDDHVLILPIGHYQSVVELSAEVVEEVEKYKATLKRFFKSRGKRCVLFERNYKSHHLQLQVIPVPLSCCVTDDIKDAFITQAQEQQIELLEIPEHSDIKQIAQPGAAYFYVELDTGEKLFHRIKKNFPLQFGREVLASEAILNIPEKADWRQCQTSKDKEEALARCFRKDFEPFDFTLDD is encoded by the exons ATGGCCCAA GGAGAAGTAGACACCAAAAAGTGTGGCTCTACCTTGATCTCCAGCCTTGCCAAAAGCTTGAAACCGAGGTATCATTTTGCTGCTTTGGAAAAGTCGTACTATGAGAGACTTCCATACCG AAACCACATTGTTCTACAAGAGAGTGCACAGCATGCCACTCGCTTCATAGCACTGGCGAATGTTGGaaatccagaaaagaaaaag TATCTTTATGCCTTCAGTATTGTTCCCCTGAAGCTGATGGCTGCTGCAGAGCTGGTGAAGCAGCCTCCGGACGTCACTGAGAACCCTTACCGAGAATCCGGGAAGCAAGCAGCCGCAGGAAAACAAGTCTCTGCCCTGCAG GAAGAGTCAGCCTGTCAATTCTTCTTCGATTTGAATCAGAAGCAGGGAAGGAAACGGCCGTCCACAGGCAGGGATAACAAGTCTCCTCATGCTAAGCAGCCTCGAAGGCCCC CTCAGCCTCCAGGACCTTGTTGGTTTTGCCTCGCTAGCCCTGAAGTGGAAAAGCATCTGGTGGTCAACATTGGCACCCAT TGCTACCTTGCCCTGGCCAAAGGAGGCTTATCTGATGACCATGTCCTTATCCTGCCCATTGGACACTACCAGTCAGTTGTGGAGCTGTCAGCAGAGGTGGTGGAAGAAGTGGAGAAATACAAGGCTACTCTGAAACGCTTCTTTAAGAGTCGAGGGAAGCGTTGTGTTCTATTTGAAAGAAATTATAAGAGCCATCACCTCCAGCTTCAG GTCATTCCTGTGCCCCTCAGCTGCTGTGTTACAGATGACATTAAAGATGCCTTCATTACCCAGGCCCAAGAGCAGCAGATAGAGCTGTTGGAAATTCCAGAACACTCAGACATCAAACAG ATTGCACAGCCAGGAGCAGCGTATTTTTATGTTGAACTCGACACAGGAGAAAAGCTTTTCCACAGAATTAAAAAGAATTTTCCTTTGCAATTTGGAAG GGAGGTCCTGGCCAGTGAAGCTATTCTCAACATTCCTGAGAAGGCTGACTGGAGGCAGTGTCAAACCAGCAAGGACAAGGAGGAGGCCCTGGCTCGCTGCTTCCGGAAAGACTTTGAGCCCTTTGACTTCACTCTGGATGACTAG